In Strigops habroptila isolate Jane chromosome 2, bStrHab1.2.pri, whole genome shotgun sequence, one genomic interval encodes:
- the PDZK1 gene encoding Na(+)/H(+) exchange regulatory cofactor NHE-RF3 isoform X2, whose amino-acid sequence MTSLLQPRECKLTKKPQKTFGFYLRLEKDTAGHLIRNVEKNSPAEKAGLKDGDRVLRVNGVFVDKQEHIQVVEIIKTSGNSVVLLVLDDASYQKAEKEGLNLEELGQKVSTGQQQEQQPPPSMVNGAITAVPQPRLCYLVKEEKGYGFSLKTTEGQKGLFIVDLSSQGAAAKAGVQNNDRVIEINGKNVENDTHEEAVEKVKKSENRVMFLLSNEETDQYYKSQKMVLSKESASLRLLPLKPRLIEIQKGENGYGFYLRMEQNTGDHIIKDVDAESPAATAGLKDDDILVAVNGELVDGLDHESAVGKIKQSEAKTTLLVVDKETDAMYKLAQISPFSYYCKAQDPTPAKMEERVELHTEQKENHKPRICKMVKGPSGFGFSLNMIKNKPGLFINEVQSQGPADTAGVENNDFLVEVNGMNVMNESYDKVVARIRDSGDRLTLLVCSKDAYKYFQDQNILITASMADPVHDTSEPPDYTENYPSEPERNSPEPRERASSSSSSQSAASTRADSDNSDDTKL is encoded by the exons AtgacttctcttctccagccccgAGAATGTAAACTGACCAAAAAGCCCCAGAAGACTTTTGGATTCTACCTGCGTCTTGAGAAAGACACAGCAGGACATCTCATCAGGAACGTGGAAAAGAACAGCCCAGCTGAAAAGGCTGGCTTGAAGGATGGAGACAGAGTCCTTAGAGTTAATGGTGTGTTTGTAGACAAGCAAGAACACATACAG GTGGTGGAGATTATCAAAACCAGTGGGAATTCTGTTGTACTACTTGTTCTGGATGATGCATCCTATCAAAAGGCTGAAAAGGAAGGACTAAACTTGGAAGAGCTTGGTCAAAAAGTGTCAACAGGACAgcaacaggagcagcagcccccaCCATCCATGGTCAATGGAGCAATCACCGCAGTTCCACAACCCCGGCTCTGCTACCTagtgaaggaggagaaaggctATGGCTTCTCTCTGAAAACCACAGAAG gaCAGAAGGGGTTGTTCATAGTAGACCTTTCATCACAAGGAGCAGCTGCAAAGGCTGGTGTCCAAAATAACGATCGCGTgattgaaatcaatggaaaaaatgtggaaaatgacACACATGAGGAAGCGGTGGAAAAG GTAAAGAAGTCTGAGAATCGTGTTATGTTTCTACtttcaaatgaagaaacagaCCAGTATTACAAGAGCCAGAAGATGGTACTGAGCAAAGAGAGTGCCAGCCTGAGATTGCTTCCCCTCAAACCACGACTTATTGAGatccagaaaggagaaaatggttATGGCTTTTATCTACGGATGGAACAAAATACTGGTG ATCATATAATCAAGGATGTTGATGCTGAGAGCCCAGCAGCCACAGCGGGTCTCAAAGACGACGATATTTTAGTAGCTGTGAATGGAGAGCTGGTGGATGGTCTGGACCATGAAAGTGCAGTGGGAAAAATTAAGCAGTCTGAGGCAAAAACCACACTGTTGGTAGTGGATAAGGAGACTGACGCCATGTATAAACTG GCTCAGATTTCCCCTTTCTCATACTACTGCAAAGCACAAGATCCAACTCCAGCTAAAATGGAGGAAAGAGTGGAATTGCACACTGAGCAGAAAGAGAACCACAAGCCAAGAATCTGCAAGATGGTGAAAGGGCCTAGTGGGTTTGGCTTCAGTTTAAACATGATTAAGAACAAGCCTGGACTGTTCATCAATGAG GTACAAAGCCAGGGACCAGCTGACACAGCAGGTGTAGAAAATAACGACTTCTTGGTGGAAGTGAACGGCATGAATGTGATGAATGAATCCTATGACAAAGTGGTGGCAAGAATCCGAGACAGTGGTGACAGACTAACACTACTGGTGTGCAGCAAAGATGCTTACAAATACTTCCAGGACCAGAACATTCTCATCACAGCCTCTATGGCAGATCCAGTCCATGACACTTCTGAACCTCCTGATTACACAGAAAATTACCCATCAGAGCCAGAGAGAAACTCACCTGAACCAAGGGAAAGG
- the PDZK1 gene encoding Na(+)/H(+) exchange regulatory cofactor NHE-RF3 isoform X1, whose product MQELQEMTSLLQPRECKLTKKPQKTFGFYLRLEKDTAGHLIRNVEKNSPAEKAGLKDGDRVLRVNGVFVDKQEHIQVVEIIKTSGNSVVLLVLDDASYQKAEKEGLNLEELGQKVSTGQQQEQQPPPSMVNGAITAVPQPRLCYLVKEEKGYGFSLKTTEGQKGLFIVDLSSQGAAAKAGVQNNDRVIEINGKNVENDTHEEAVEKVKKSENRVMFLLSNEETDQYYKSQKMVLSKESASLRLLPLKPRLIEIQKGENGYGFYLRMEQNTGDHIIKDVDAESPAATAGLKDDDILVAVNGELVDGLDHESAVGKIKQSEAKTTLLVVDKETDAMYKLAQISPFSYYCKAQDPTPAKMEERVELHTEQKENHKPRICKMVKGPSGFGFSLNMIKNKPGLFINEVQSQGPADTAGVENNDFLVEVNGMNVMNESYDKVVARIRDSGDRLTLLVCSKDAYKYFQDQNILITASMADPVHDTSEPPDYTENYPSEPERNSPEPRERASSSSSSQSAASTRADSDNSDDTKL is encoded by the exons ATGCAAGAATTGCAAG AGAtgacttctcttctccagccccgAGAATGTAAACTGACCAAAAAGCCCCAGAAGACTTTTGGATTCTACCTGCGTCTTGAGAAAGACACAGCAGGACATCTCATCAGGAACGTGGAAAAGAACAGCCCAGCTGAAAAGGCTGGCTTGAAGGATGGAGACAGAGTCCTTAGAGTTAATGGTGTGTTTGTAGACAAGCAAGAACACATACAG GTGGTGGAGATTATCAAAACCAGTGGGAATTCTGTTGTACTACTTGTTCTGGATGATGCATCCTATCAAAAGGCTGAAAAGGAAGGACTAAACTTGGAAGAGCTTGGTCAAAAAGTGTCAACAGGACAgcaacaggagcagcagcccccaCCATCCATGGTCAATGGAGCAATCACCGCAGTTCCACAACCCCGGCTCTGCTACCTagtgaaggaggagaaaggctATGGCTTCTCTCTGAAAACCACAGAAG gaCAGAAGGGGTTGTTCATAGTAGACCTTTCATCACAAGGAGCAGCTGCAAAGGCTGGTGTCCAAAATAACGATCGCGTgattgaaatcaatggaaaaaatgtggaaaatgacACACATGAGGAAGCGGTGGAAAAG GTAAAGAAGTCTGAGAATCGTGTTATGTTTCTACtttcaaatgaagaaacagaCCAGTATTACAAGAGCCAGAAGATGGTACTGAGCAAAGAGAGTGCCAGCCTGAGATTGCTTCCCCTCAAACCACGACTTATTGAGatccagaaaggagaaaatggttATGGCTTTTATCTACGGATGGAACAAAATACTGGTG ATCATATAATCAAGGATGTTGATGCTGAGAGCCCAGCAGCCACAGCGGGTCTCAAAGACGACGATATTTTAGTAGCTGTGAATGGAGAGCTGGTGGATGGTCTGGACCATGAAAGTGCAGTGGGAAAAATTAAGCAGTCTGAGGCAAAAACCACACTGTTGGTAGTGGATAAGGAGACTGACGCCATGTATAAACTG GCTCAGATTTCCCCTTTCTCATACTACTGCAAAGCACAAGATCCAACTCCAGCTAAAATGGAGGAAAGAGTGGAATTGCACACTGAGCAGAAAGAGAACCACAAGCCAAGAATCTGCAAGATGGTGAAAGGGCCTAGTGGGTTTGGCTTCAGTTTAAACATGATTAAGAACAAGCCTGGACTGTTCATCAATGAG GTACAAAGCCAGGGACCAGCTGACACAGCAGGTGTAGAAAATAACGACTTCTTGGTGGAAGTGAACGGCATGAATGTGATGAATGAATCCTATGACAAAGTGGTGGCAAGAATCCGAGACAGTGGTGACAGACTAACACTACTGGTGTGCAGCAAAGATGCTTACAAATACTTCCAGGACCAGAACATTCTCATCACAGCCTCTATGGCAGATCCAGTCCATGACACTTCTGAACCTCCTGATTACACAGAAAATTACCCATCAGAGCCAGAGAGAAACTCACCTGAACCAAGGGAAAGG